In Leishmania donovani BPK282A1 complete genome, chromosome 28, the genomic stretch CGGCACCACAGGGCTGCGTCGGCTGCTCCGTCGCACCGTCTATGATGCGTGTGTCGAGTACCATCGCGAAAGCGTCACCAACTCACGTTCAGCCAATGGAaagcccaccaccaccacaacgcCGACGGAAATCGCCGTCTTGCTTGTCTTGGACCACATTGAGTGCTACCTGCAGAGAGAGGACGCGTGCATtcacgacagcagcagcggaaccGCAGATTCGACGACGCGGCAAAGCTGCGGTGTCGGTGAACCGTCCCAGGACGGCACCAGCGCGCAGAGCATGAACACGCTCTACCcagccctcctcgccgaTCTTTACACGgtgttgcgcagcagcccgcctctcttctcgcAGCACGAGTGCGCCACGCTGCACCTGGCGCGTCTCGTCTCCGTCGCCCTCTTCACGGGAGGGCTGGACGAGGTTCCTCCTGTTGTTCGGCACCGCTACGTCGACTACGCCATCGCCCTGCCTACTCCGacagaggcggtgcggcgcgcgtTCTTTCTACCCTACGCCACCACGTGTGCTGCTGGtcaggcgccgccgccgttgccgctgccgatggtgGACGCCTTGGCCCTTCGCACCGGCGGCGTGTCGTACGGAGGACTGCAGGAGGTGCTCTGCCTCGCGCTTGACTACTGCGCCGCATCACCATCCcgtctttccctctctccctcctccgcctcagGCGCTGTCGAGTGTGATGAGCAGGTggccggtgccgcggctcAGGCGATTCTTCAAGCCTACGTATCTAGCGGCTCCGTCACGGCCTTGGAgtaccgccgcagcgccggcttTGTCGACGTGCAGGCGACGCGGTGGGACGATATCGCTGGAATGGCGCACGTGAAGGAGACTTTGAAGAGGTTGGTTACCGATCCTATTCGGCATCGCGACACGTACCGGCGCTTCCGCGTGCGCCCCTCGACCGGCGTGTTGCTCCATGGCCCTCccggcaccggcaagacGATGCTGGCCAAGGCCATGGCGACCGAGCTGAACGCCTCCTTCGTGTACATGGACCTACCCAAGCTGGTGCAGGCAGAGGTAGGCGAGTCGGAGAGGCGGCTGCAGGAGTACTTCGATGTcgcgcgcgagcgcagcCCCTCGCTTGTGTTCATGGACGAGGTACAAGCTGCCTTTGGGCTTCGCTACGCGAACACTGCGGATGTGCATCGGCGTCGGCCAAGGTCCTCAGCGGCTGACGGCGGTGGTCGAGACGAGGGCGCCTCTACTGCTTCCACTGCCACTGCGCACGATGCCCGCCTTGTGTCTCACCTTCTTCGCCTGCTggacgccgcgcagcaggatGAAGAGCACTTCGTCCTCTTCGTCGGCGCCACGAACGTCGTTCATTTGCTGGACCCGCTCCTTCTACGTGCCGGTCGACTGGACACGCTCTTGGAGGTGCCGCCTCCGGACGCCGCGGCTCGCAAGAGCCTCGTGCGACGCGTCGTGTACGGAGAATGGGCCCATTGGCTTTGCGAGGGAGAAAGCCATGCCTCCTTGGTGAGCGCCGATGGCGGctccgttgccgccgctgcgccgatCGACGCAACGCAGCTAGAAAATCTGCGCGCGGCCCTTGTGGAGGCGTTTGTGCGCCGTTCCGACggcttcagcggcgccgaggtGCGCAACTTCACGTCGGTGTTTGGTCTCCAGCTCGCACGTGCCGTAACCCGCAGCCTGGAGGCGACGCAAGACGCAGTGGTTAGCGAGGCGCTGGACTGCGCCGCGACCACCCACGGCCCGCGGACGGAGCAGCGCGAACGGCAGCTGTGTCTGCGCCGTGCCATCACCGCCTTCCTTGCCACAAGCGGAGGAACCGAAGCGGGGCTCAGTTGTGATGCACTGGCGCTGCTCGATGACGCTCACAAGAAGTGCGCTGTGTAGGCTGCCGTGTTGTCAGAGTGGGATGCGGGCGTCATGGATCTCTGTTGCGTGCTGACGGTGCCTCACGTCATCCTATCACCGGCCGGCATCGTGTGCACAGCTCTCAAAGGCCGCACACACCAACGGCCACTtttgttctctctccccctctttgcTGTTGTGTGAGTTGTGTGCTTCCTTCATTGCCCAGCAGTGCCATGTGCAGGTACCAATCATCACAGCCTGAAAGGCTCGCTAGCCCTGCCGCGCACCCCCTCGCGATCATGGTGAGATGttttctctcctctgttTTGTAAGTGCAGGCTTCGCAgaacacacccacacccctACCGCCCATTAACCGCTTAAGGTCAGCTGACCCTCTTCTTACGCACGCTTCCTTGCAGCTCCACTGTTCACACTTAATGAAGCACCGTCTTTCGGGCCACGCAAAGATGTGGGGAAGAGCCGCTGCAACACTTCTCACCCCCTGAAGAGGCTGTGCGCATAGCAAGATAGACGAAATTCCTGCATGGCtaccccctcctcgccgtcgccgccgcctccatggcggtgccttcctccctctctgttaGCGTGCGCGAGCTCACCAAACTGCTATACACAGGAGTGTAGTAatgagtggggggggggacggcGCACAGCCGAGGCAAGGAgcccctctctgtgtgtctgagCAGGCTGTCTTTGTGCCTTCATCTTGTGTCCTTTTTGTGCACCCtcgcccaccacctccctcctcccctcccctcctttctgAGTCTTTGCAGCCCCCATATGTGAATGGATCGTCTTCCACAACTGAGGGCAGCGGCCGGCCTAGAGCCCTCGCTGGCGCCGGCCACCATCTCCCTTTCCACCAGCCCGTCGACACAGAACTACAGCCtggcggagggcggcgcaccagTCAAAGTAACCTTCGCTATACCGCCGAGCGAAATCGATCAAGACACAATAGACACCCTCGACGCATTCTACGGCGACGTGGCTGAGGTTCTGGGCAACGTCAGGACGATCCGTGCCGCCATggacgagctgcagcagaagcacACGGAGAACATGCAGACGGTCGACGAGGCGCGCTCCAAGGCACTGCGCGGCGAGATCGACGAGCTGTCGCGCGAGACCGGCAACGCGGCcaaggcggcgaaggagaagcTCGACGCGATGTCCAAGAACACGGCCAAGCTGAAGAGCGTGCCGGACAGCGTGCACGCCAACAGCGCCATCATCCGCATCGAGGAGAACCAGTACACGCACCTCGTGCTGAAGCTGGCGATGGCCATGGCCGAGTACCAGCNNNNNNNNNNNNNNNNNNNNNNNNNNNNNNNNNNNNNNNNNNNNNNNNNNNNNNNNNNNNNNNNNNNNNNNNNNNNNNNNNNNNNNNNNNNNNNNNNNNNNGCAGGTGATGGAGAACGACACGTCTAGCTACATCTTCCAGCAGAGCAAGGAGGTACTCGCCTCCATCATCGAGACGCGCAACGACATCTACCGCATCGAGCAGTCCATGCGTGACCTGAACCAGCTCTTCAACGACCTAGCCTTCTTGGTGAACGAGCAGGGTGAGCTCATGGACGTGATTCTCGCCAATGTGCAACAGAGCACCCGGTATGTGGAGAAGGGtcgtgcggcgctgaagaaggcgcGTCGGTATCAAAAGAAGAGCCGCAAGAAGCTGATTTGCGTCCTGGTGTGCGGCGTGACCATAGTCGCTCTGTTTGTTGTCGTTGGTGTGCTCGCTGCCACCATCAAGATTCCACGAACGACGCCGTCCCCCTCGCCGGGGTGAGAGGTCAAGGGCGTGGACAGGTAAGCGACTCGCACACGGGGGATGCAaaagcagcgccggtgcggcagTTTACGGTTCTGTAGCGGCACGGGGAGAATAGAATGTCATgtggtgcgcctgtgtgtgtgtgtgtgtgtgtgtgtgcgtgtgtgattTTCTGCTTATTGGTTCcttgtgtgcctgtgcgaAGGAATGCGTCTGTTGATGCTGCCAGGGCTACATCTCGTTCTCTGTTGCTTTTTCGAAGAGCTGGAGGCGAATCTCTGATTCTCTTTTGCCGCGCGGAGCAGTCAGCGGTGGAGGCCGGTACGCGCATGTGTTGCCTTGGTGAGTCTCGGTTTGAGTGAGGCGTGGGGACGTCCACACGTCCCTCTCACGCGCGAGGTTTTGAATTCTACGGCTCTCGCGCTCTGTTCGTTTcattcgcctccgcctcctccctcgctccgGTCCTCCCTCATTCTTCCGCCCCTCCGCGCCTTTCGTCACTCTGTCTACATGTAGACGCCCTTCGAGCACGTTTTCGGTATCCTCAGCCGGCGCCCACACATGTGCAGCGATACACCTCACCGCATTCCTGTCGCAcacgcccccctctctcgtgtttttttttttgcttcgtTTTATCTTTCTTTACTgttccttttcgtttttcgtGTtcttgcatgtgtgtatgtgtgtagATGCGCCCTCTCCGTGTGTTGTCGAGCTTCTATGTACCATCTGGCCTACCTCCGCAcaccttcctcctcccccttcaccaccacctccattGTCCCACAGCATAACTCATCTCATTGTTTCGTTCCCCGCACACGACGTTTTTCGGTGACTCTTTTCCCCGGTCGGACTGTGTCGTTGCTGTGTTGTATCACGTGTGTCTGTCAGAAGGGCCTCGCTGCGTTCACCTGTCCCTGTCGGCGTGTAAGAGGCGGTCTCGTGCGTCCCCTCCTTTGCGTCTCTCCGTAGACCTGCACTCCTGTGTGCCCTCCTCGGCCTTCttcccctccacacacacaacggcACAGGCGCTTTTTCATTTCGTTGCCAGTTTCTGATTCTGCCATTGCGTTCAGCTCACGACGTTGCTCTTCCTCCACCGATGCCCGGCTCGacgccgagagagagagagagatgcacacacgccaacGGCTCGAACTCCACTGATTTTGCCTGCCGTGCGTTGGAATAACCCTCGCGCCTTCGACGTCATTTTGAAGGTGCGCACAACGTCTTCACGGAGACGGTGCGATGACacgtggagagggaggcctCGTCTGTGCAGAGACAACGCCAGCACGGCTtgcccccaccaccaccaccaccaccaccacccacatgcgcacacaccacaccacaCGACCACCACCTGCCTTATCCATTttcggcgaagaagagggcCTGCGGAAGAGTCCGTGCTCGTACTTTCAACGAAGGCAGTatcttttgttgttgtgtcGCGGGTGCTCGGCTGCGTTCGTGGCCGGCGTCCAAAGAAAGCGAAATCGAAAGCAAGTATGGAGGTGAAGCGTCGCCCGCACTCGAacatgtttttttttgttgttgttttttgttCACTTCTGCGCTGTTGGGTGTTCGACTGAAGGAGGCACCATGAAGAGGTGGAACAAGGGGGGAGGTGGCGATGCGTGTACCCCGTGGCCGAGCCCTTTCTTCTGTGCTGCGTAGCCCTGCATCTCCTCCGAAGACGCGgggctgcgcgtgcagcgtgATCGCATTCGCATGGCGAGCGCGTTTGGGCATTAGTATGCCGACGAGCATGTGGTGTATTTTGCAGATGACCCTTACGTTTCTGAACTTGATGCTCTCCCTCCACGATACTCTGGCATCCCTATGCCCCCCACAACGCTCACCTATCGCTTGTGAGTGGGTGTGTGCCTGCCGTGGACAAGCCCAAAGCCACCACAcgcagccaccgctggtgCGCCGATTTGCGGCGATCCTGCCGTGGTGTTCTAGGCCTCCACTCACCTACTCTGTGGTTTGCACATTTGACTCTTGCAGTTGAGATATGCCCATGGGTCGTTTCCCAAGCCTCCTGAAAGCTGCTTCGCGCTTTCCCAGGAAAGGCCACCAGAATAGGCATGCCTACTGCCTCTGATTTCCGGACGGCTTATCCAGCCCAGTCGAGAAGCTTCAAGCGCCCTTGACCCTTTCTACGGCGACGTGGCTGAGGTTCTGGGCAACGTCAGGACGATCCGTGCCGCCATggacgagctgcagcagaagcacACGGAGAACATGCAGNNNNNNNNNNNNNNNNNNNNNNNNNNNNNNNNNNNNNNNNNNNNNNNNNNNNNNNNNNNNNNNNNNNNNNNNNNNNNNNNNNNNNNNNNNNNNNNNNNNTCTCCCTCCACGATACTCTGGCATCCCTATGCCCCCCACAACGCTCACCTATCGCTTGTGAGTGGGTGTGTGCCTGCCGTGGACAAGCCCAAAGCCACCACAcgcagccaccgctggtgCGCCGATTTGCGGCGATCCTGCCGTGGTGTTCTAGGCCTCCACTCACCTACTCTGTGGTTTGCACATTTGACTCTTGCAGTTGAGATATGCCCATGGGTCGTTTCCCAAGCCTCCTGAAAGCTGCTTCGCGCTTTCCCAGGAAAGGCCACCAGAATAGGCATGCCTACTGCCTCTGATTTCCGGACGGCTTATCCAGCCCAGTCGAGAAGCTTCAAGCGCCCTTGACCCTTTCTACGGCGACGTGGCTGAGGTTCTGGGCAACGTCAGGACGATCCGTGCCGCCATggacgagctgcagcagaagcacACGGAGA encodes the following:
- a CDS encoding ATPase, putative codes for the protein MDEVVRFSEKEQGQAVPREVSADGTVVPTLTSALLHEQRRTHVVTVIPPLAKAVAVRNAYDGTTGLRRLLRRTVYDACVEYHRESVTNSRSANGKPTTTTTPTEIAVLLVLDHIECYLQREDACIHDSSSGTADSTTRQSCGVGEPSQDGTSAQSMNTLYPALLADLYTVLRSSPPLFSQHECATLHLARLVSVALFTGGLDEVPPVVRHRYVDYAIALPTPTEAVRRAFFLPYATTCAAGQAPPPLPLPMVDALALRTGGVSYGGLQEVLCLALDYCAASPSRLSLSPSSASGAVECDEQVAGAAAQAILQAYVSSGSVTALEYRRSAGFVDVQATRWDDIAGMAHVKETLKRLVTDPIRHRDTYRRFRVRPSTGVLLHGPPGTGKTMLAKAMATELNASFVYMDLPKLVQAEVGESERRLQEYFDVARERSPSLVFMDEVQAAFGLRYANTADVHRRRPRSSAADGGGRDEGASTASTATAHDARLVSHLLRLLDAAQQDEEHFVLFVGATNVVHLLDPLLLRAGRLDTLLEVPPPDAAARKSLVRRVVYGEWAHWLCEGESHASLVSADGGSVAAAAPIDATQLENLRAALVEAFVRRSDGFSGAEVRNFTSVFGLQLARAVTRSLEATQDAVVSEALDCAATTHGPRTEQRERQLCLRRAITAFLATSGGTEAGLSCDALALLDDAHKKCAV
- a CDS encoding target SNARE, putative; this encodes MDELQQKHTENMQTVDEARSKALRGEIDELSRETGNAAKAAKEKLDAMSKNTAKLKSVPDSVHANSAIIRIEENQYTHLVLKLAMAMAEYQ